A stretch of Triticum aestivum cultivar Chinese Spring chromosome 1D, IWGSC CS RefSeq v2.1, whole genome shotgun sequence DNA encodes these proteins:
- the LOC123182446 gene encoding uncharacterized protein, whose amino-acid sequence MEALAVAGGKPLSGARARRIARSREEMLGLLADFDGGDGSDRELSFSDLVDAVRPPPNAGHASVSLPAPVGVEAEAAEQRREDAPPSKKQQQAAGKEKRRLRRRPSDNRGSCGGGADGNGVLLNFYVPGLLTRSMTAPRPGPGRGLMPAAGTRQSAPPTVAAGKTRMQASLDIGCWPALWGRGRDHHRNKPV is encoded by the exons ATGGAAGCGCTCGCTGTCGCTGGTGGCAAGCCGCTGTcgggggcgcgggcgcggcggaTCGCCAGGAGCCGGGAGGAGATGCTGGGCCTCCTTGCTGACTtcgacggcggcgacggctccgACCGCGAGCTCTCCTTCTCCGACCTCGTCgacgccgtcaggccgccgcccaACGCCGGCCACGCCTCGGTGTCGCTGCCGGCACCAGTCGGGGTCGAAGCAGAGGCGGCCGAGCAGAGGCGGGAGGATGCCCCGCCGTCCAAGAAGCAGCAGCAGGCGGCGGGGAAGGAGAAGAGGAGGCTGCGGAGGCGGCCGAGCGACAACAGGGGCAGCTGCGGAGGAGGCGCGGACGGCAACGGCGTGCTGCTCAACTTCTACGTTCCGGGGCTGCTCACCCGGAGCATGACGGCGCCGCGCCCCGGCCCCGGCCGGGGGCTGATGCCGGCCGCGGGGACCCGGCAGAGCGCGCCGCCGACGGTTGCTGCCGGCAAAACCAG GATGCAGGCGTCGCTGGACATCGGCTGCTGGCCGGCGCTGTGGGGCAGAGGCCGCGACCACCACCGTAACAAGCCAGTCTga
- the LOC123182447 gene encoding tubulin beta-5 chain: MREILHIQGGQCGNQIGSKFWEVVCDEHGIDPTGRYVGTSDLQLERVNVYYNEASCGRFVPRAVLMDLEPGTMDSVRTGPYGQIFRPDNFVFGQSGAGNNWAKGHYTEGAELIDSVLDVVRKEAENCDCLQGFQVCHSLGGGTGSGMGTLLISKIREEYPDRMMLTFSVFPSPKVSDTVVEPYNATLSVHQLVENADECMVLDNEALYDICFRTLKLTTPSFGDLNHLISATMSGVTCCLRFPGQLNSDLRKLAVNLIPFPRLHFFMVGFAPLTSRGSQMYRSLTVPELTQQMWDSKNMMCAADPRHGRYLTASAMFRGKMSTKEVDEQMINVQNKNSSYFVEWIPNNVKSSVCDIAPRGLSMASTFIGNSTSIQEMFRRVSEQFTAMFRRKAFLHWYTGEGMDEMEFTEAESNMNDLVAEYQQYQDATADEEEELYEDEDDADLQE; encoded by the exons ATGAGGGAGATCCTGCACATCCAGGGTGGGCAGTGTGGAAACCAGATTGGTTCCAAGTTCTGGGAGGTGGTGTGTGACGAGCATGGCATCGACCCCACTGGGCGGTATGTCGGCACCTCTGACCTGCAGCTGGAGCGTGTCAACGTCTACTACAATGAGGCCTCCTGTGGTCGCTTTGTGCCCCGTGCTGTCCTTATGGATCTTGAGCCGGGCACCATGGACAGTGTTCGTACTGGACCGTACGGGCAGATCTTCCGCCCTGACAACTTTGTGTTTGGGCAGTCTGGTGCTGGTAACAACTGGGCCAAGGGTCACTACACTGAGGGTGCAGAGCTTATTGATTCTGTTCTTGATGTTGTCAGGAAGGAGGCTGAGAACTGTGACTGCCTTCAAG GTTTCCAAGTATGCCACTCTCTTGGTGGTGGTACTGGATCAGGCATGGGGACCCTTTTGATATCAAAGATCAGGGAGGAGTACCCTGACCGCATGATGCTTACGTTCTCTGTTTTCCCCTCACCCAAAGTATCTGATACCGTGGTTGAGCCTTACAATGCCACTCTTTCGGTCCATCAGTTGGTTGAGAATGCAGATGAGTGCATGGTTCTTGACAACGAGGCCCTTTATGACATCTGTTTCAGGACTCTCAAGCTGACCACTCCCAGCT TTGGAGATTTGAACCATCTGATCTCAGCCACCATGAGTGGAGTGACCTGCTGCCTGAGGTTCCCCGGCCAGCTGAACTCCGACCTCCGGAAGCTGGCAGTGAACCTGATCCCGTTCCCGCGTCTCCACTTCTTCATGGTCGGGTTCGCGCCGCTGACCTCCCGCGGGTCCCAGATGTACCGCTCCCTCACGGTCCCGGAGCTGACCCAGCAGATGTGGGACTCGAAGAACATGATGTGCGCCGCCGACCCGCGCCACGGCCGGTACCTGACGGCCTCGGCCATGTTCCGCGGCAAGATgagcaccaaggaggtggacgaGCAGATGATCAACGTGCAGAACAAGAACTCGAGCTACTTCGTGGAGTGGATCCCCAACAACGTCAAGTCGAGCGTGTGCGACATCGCGCCCAGGGGCCTGTCCATGGCGTCCACCTTCATCGGCAACTCGACGTCCATCCAGGAGATGTTCCGGCGGGTGAGCGAGCAGTTCACGGCCATGTTCCGGCGCAAGGCCTTCCTCCACTGGTACACGGGCGAGGGCATGGACGAGATGGAGTTCACCGAGGCCGAGAGCAACATGAACGACCTGGTCGCCGAGTACCAGCAGTACCAGGACGCCaccgccgacgaggaggaggagctgtacgaggacgaggacgacgccgACCTCCAGGAGTAG